The nucleotide sequence GGCGCATTGTTCGAGCGTTTCGCCCAGTTCCAGCCTGCCGCCCGGCAGCGTCCAGCGACCAGTTCCCGCGTGCAGGAGCAGCAGAACCCGGCCCGCTGCATCCTGCACTAACACATTGGCTCCCGGTGCAAAGAGGGGGCGAGGCCCGACCAGCGCCCGCAGTTCGCGCAGATACTCACCGCCCGGCAACGGCGCGGCGGGTGGGTCTTGCAGTTCTGGCAGCACAGACAAGCCTCGCTCGGCCCGCAGCAACCTCGCCACGTGGCGTTCGATTCCGCCGCTCAGGGTCGGCAGGTCGTCCAGCGGGAAGAACTTCAGTTCAAGCGTCTCGCCGTCTGTGCCCAGGGTGGCTCCGGCGAACTGCTCGGCGCTCAGCACGCCCCGAAAGGCCAGCCCGACCACGTACACTTCGTCTCCGTGCGGATAGACGTGCCGTCCCAGTGGCCCACTCAGGCTCTGCCAGCGTTCGAGCGTGACGCCACGTAGCCCGGTTTCTTCCAGTAGTTCACGGGCGGCAGCCTGCTCAAAGGTCTCCCCCACCTCCATGCCCCCGCCCGGCACGCCCCACAGTCCGCTATCGCTGCGCCGCTGAAGCAGCCATTCGCCCTGTTCATTCAGCAGCACGACACTGACCCCGATGTTGAACAGGGGCCGCTGCCCCACCACCTGCCGCAGTTCGCTCATATAAGACACGCCGAGAGTGTAGAGGAAGGAGCCAATCCGAATAGATGTGGCTCTCCAGCGCAGCCGGGTGGACCGCTAAACTGGGGCATGAGCGAAGACGAGCGGCAGGAAGGACAGGAGCTGGCCCACCCGGAGTTGGGCTACCAGACACAGGCAGTGCAGATCGGCATTCCGCGTGGGCTGGGCGACGGCGTCGGCATTCCGATTCACCAGATCGCCGCCTTTCAGTTCGAAACCCAGGAGCAGGGAGCCAGCGAGTTTCAGCTCAATACCGGCTACAGCTACGCGAGGCTGCAAAACCCGACGGTCAAGGCGCTGGAAGAACGCCTGACCGCGCTGGAAGGCGGTGCGGCGACGGTGGCGCTGTCCACCGGGCAGGCCGCCACCTTTACCGCGATTCTGAGCGTCTGCAAAAGCGGTGACCATGTGGTCGCCACCAGCAGTCTCTTTGGCGGCTCGGTGGGACTGTTCGGCAATATCCTGCCGCTGATGGGAATTTCTGCCAGCGTGGTGTCCAATACGCCCGAAGCAGTGCAGGCCGCCATGCAGCCCAATACCCGGCTGGTCTGGGCCGAAACCATCGGCAACCCGGCCGCCGACATCGCTGATATCGCTGCCTATGCCGATATCGCGCATGCACAGGGCGCACTGCTGGGCATCGACAACACCTGGGGCGGTGT is from Deinococcus ruber and encodes:
- a CDS encoding NUDIX hydrolase, which gives rise to MSELRQVVGQRPLFNIGVSVVLLNEQGEWLLQRRSDSGLWGVPGGGMEVGETFEQAAARELLEETGLRGVTLERWQSLSGPLGRHVYPHGDEVYVVGLAFRGVLSAEQFAGATLGTDGETLELKFFPLDDLPTLSGGIERHVARLLRAERGLSVLPELQDPPAAPLPGGEYLRELRALVGPRPLFAPGANVLVQDAAGRVLLLLHAGTGRWTLPGGRLELGETLEQCARRELLEETGLTAGRLEELKFYAGAEYRFEYPHGDIIDNVSLLYRAHEVSGTLLIQREEVLNWRWFAPDQLPAEREISGPLIRAILRDYVSG